The Vallitalea okinawensis genome includes a window with the following:
- a CDS encoding GNAT family N-acetyltransferase: MESITKEFNLRFANEKDVPLILGFIKELAEYEKLLDEVVATEEILYDSLFVKKAAEVIIGEYKGKPVSFALFFHNFSTFLGKPGIYLEDLYVKPEMRGKGIGKEMLSYLARLAKERDCGRLEWWCLNWNTSSVEFYYGIGAEAMDEWTVFRVCDDALDELANH; encoded by the coding sequence ATGGAGTCAATTACAAAAGAATTTAATCTTCGATTTGCTAATGAAAAAGATGTGCCATTAATACTAGGGTTTATAAAAGAACTTGCAGAATACGAGAAACTTTTAGATGAAGTAGTTGCAACTGAGGAAATATTATATGATTCTTTATTTGTAAAAAAAGCAGCTGAAGTTATTATAGGTGAATACAAAGGTAAGCCAGTAAGTTTTGCTTTATTTTTTCATAATTTTTCAACTTTTTTAGGAAAGCCAGGGATTTATCTTGAGGACCTATATGTAAAACCAGAGATGAGAGGAAAGGGCATAGGTAAAGAGATGCTTTCCTATCTGGCGCGTCTAGCCAAAGAACGTGATTGTGGTCGCCTAGAGTGGTGGTGTTTAAATTGGAACACTTCTTCGGTTGAATTCTATTATGGTATTGGTGCGGAAGCTATGGATGAATGGACAGTATTCAGGGTTTGTGATGATGCGTTAGATGAATTAGCCAATCATTAA
- a CDS encoding helix-turn-helix domain-containing protein: MIGEQLKHLRMEHKKTQQEVADLLGIRCKAYAQYESNELQLSFNQLVEVADLYHVTMDYLLDRTHIKYSDDPYDEKLLILYQQLKERPLLNKLLDIALIATDDELTEAYNQIKFKKLG; the protein is encoded by the coding sequence ATGATCGGTGAACAACTTAAGCACCTGCGTATGGAGCATAAAAAAACCCAACAAGAAGTTGCTGACTTGTTAGGGATAAGGTGTAAAGCATATGCTCAATATGAATCCAATGAACTACAACTAAGCTTTAATCAATTAGTTGAAGTAGCAGATTTATACCATGTTACAATGGATTATTTATTAGATCGTACACATATCAAATACTCAGATGATCCATATGATGAAAAGTTACTTATATTATATCAACAATTGAAAGAACGCCCTCTTTTAAACAAACTATTAGATATTGCCCTTATCGCCACTGATGATGAATTGACTGAAGCCTACAACCAGATAAAGTTTAAAAAATTAGGATAA
- a CDS encoding helix-turn-helix domain-containing protein: protein MLNKRLKELRIQRSLTQKEIANIFNMSNARYNQYETGKRTPDYETLNTFADYYNVSVDYLLGRTRLSNYEYVYEPRFLELLKELQNRSVLQNLLLAACEASDDEILKIHEYIEFILYQNAKKS, encoded by the coding sequence ATGTTGAATAAAAGGTTGAAGGAACTACGTATTCAAAGATCGTTGACTCAAAAAGAAATAGCAAATATATTTAATATGTCAAATGCGCGATATAATCAATATGAAACTGGTAAAAGAACACCCGACTATGAAACACTGAATACATTTGCAGATTATTATAATGTTTCTGTTGACTACTTATTAGGTCGAACACGTTTAAGCAATTACGAATATGTTTATGAACCAAGATTTTTAGAACTATTAAAAGAACTTCAGAACCGCAGTGTATTGCAAAATTTATTGTTGGCTGCTTGTGAAGCTAGTGATGATGAAATTCTTAAAATCCATGAATACATTGAATTTATTCTGTATCAAAACGCAAAAAAATCTTAG
- a CDS encoding aminotransferase class V-fold PLP-dependent enzyme has translation MIRNKVNTLRNLIVGVNTSIPLISGQSVRAINFDNAATTPPFKSVMNAVNNFSPWYSSIHRGAGYKSVISSVRYEQARKTIGEFVGADPDLDAIIFVKNTTEALNKLSYRLYEQCSDCVILSTLMEHHSNDLPWRENYHIDYIAIDELGRLSLEDLEMKLKCYSGRVKLVTITGASNVTGHINPINEIADLTHRYGAKLLVDGAQLVPHAEVNMKSHSDIEHIDFLVFSAHKMYAPFGSGVLIGPRNYFEKGSPDLKGGGTVKIVTKDIVLWDDPPHKDEAGTPNLMGVIALDAAIKTLKKIGMKKIEDYERYLTQYALKRLIKLEDIEIYGDYIQSENKVSIITFNIKGIPHDIVANYLSLECGIAVRNGCFCAQPYVQKLLHVTTNEIMNHIKNPNKPHPGMVRMSFGLYNTIDEIDDMINALEELITHRSYYLEKYEHLMDSISSRTFNPLKDGD, from the coding sequence ATGATTAGAAATAAAGTTAATACCTTAAGAAATTTAATTGTGGGAGTTAATACCTCAATTCCCCTAATTTCAGGCCAGAGTGTAAGAGCTATAAATTTTGATAATGCAGCAACAACCCCTCCGTTCAAAAGCGTTATGAATGCTGTCAACAATTTCTCACCATGGTATTCCTCCATCCATAGGGGGGCAGGGTATAAATCTGTCATATCATCAGTTCGTTACGAACAAGCTAGAAAAACAATTGGTGAATTTGTTGGTGCTGATCCAGATCTAGACGCCATTATCTTTGTTAAAAATACAACTGAAGCTCTTAATAAACTGTCCTATCGACTTTATGAGCAATGCTCAGATTGTGTTATTCTATCCACTTTAATGGAGCACCATTCTAATGATCTACCTTGGCGTGAAAATTATCATATTGACTACATTGCCATTGATGAGTTAGGTCGCTTATCTTTAGAAGATCTTGAGATGAAACTAAAATGCTACAGTGGTCGAGTTAAATTGGTTACAATAACCGGTGCCAGTAATGTTACAGGTCATATCAACCCCATTAATGAAATTGCTGATTTAACCCATCGTTATGGTGCTAAGTTACTAGTAGATGGAGCTCAACTTGTTCCGCATGCTGAAGTAAACATGAAAAGTCATTCAGATATAGAGCACATTGATTTTCTCGTTTTTTCTGCTCATAAAATGTATGCGCCTTTTGGTTCTGGTGTATTAATTGGACCAAGAAATTACTTTGAAAAGGGTAGTCCTGACCTTAAAGGTGGCGGAACTGTCAAAATTGTGACAAAAGATATTGTTCTTTGGGATGATCCTCCACATAAGGATGAAGCAGGAACTCCAAATCTGATGGGTGTAATCGCTTTAGACGCTGCTATCAAAACTCTCAAAAAGATTGGTATGAAAAAGATTGAAGATTATGAACGCTACTTGACACAATACGCTCTTAAGAGATTAATCAAACTAGAAGATATAGAAATCTACGGGGACTATATTCAATCAGAAAATAAAGTAAGTATTATTACCTTTAATATTAAAGGTATCCCACACGATATTGTAGCTAATTATTTATCCTTGGAATGCGGTATTGCCGTAAGGAATGGATGCTTTTGTGCCCAACCATATGTTCAGAAGTTACTTCATGTAACAACAAATGAAATAATGAATCATATAAAAAATCCAAATAAACCTCATCCAGGTATGGTAAGGATGAGCTTCGGTCTCTATAATACCATTGACGAGATTGATGACATGATCAATGCCCTAGAAGAATTAATTACACATAGATCCTATTATTTAGAAAAGTATGAACATCTTATGGATAGTATATCATCTCGAACATTTAATCCTC